The sequence below is a genomic window from Cicer arietinum cultivar CDC Frontier isolate Library 1 chromosome 6, Cicar.CDCFrontier_v2.0, whole genome shotgun sequence.
AAAGCCTCAAGTGACGTCTTACACATTTATGGTTCAAAATGACTATTTACCCATAAAATTGTTACTTGCTTTCctctaaaaaaatttctttctgATCAAGATGTGAAAAAACAATCTCCTATTAATGATATTACGGTTTTCCATTTTGGCATGGCATATAATATTTTGGATGACTTGATACATTTTACTGATGTTGTTACTTGTCAGTAGTCAACCTTTCCAAATTCCAATGTTTGAGTCATATTTTGAGGAGTTATCTTGTTGCTAATAGTTTCTTATGCATTGCATGAGAATGTATGTAGATCTTCAGCGAGCCTAAATGGAAGCTGGAAATAGTTGTGCAATATCTTTGGAAATACATAACTAAGGTAAGCAACAACTTACTGTTTGAAAATTGTCATACTTTCTTTAATACTATATGTTCTTCCTCCTAAAAGGGAGACTCTATTGGTACTAGGCAACTAGCTTTTGATAATCTCTTTGACCTTTGTTTTATACAAAATTGCAGCCTTCTGCTCGCACACGTCGATCAAGTGGTTGTACCGAAGATGCAACATTTGATGGTGCTTTGAAATGTTTTTCGAATAAAAATGGCACTAAGAGcataataaagaaaattggtGGAGATGTAGTTCAGTTGCTTTTGGCTCATGGTTTTCAGGTAACTGTCTTTATTCAACAAATCAATGCACAACATATATTGATTTGAACAGCATACACAGTATTTATTATTCGTCAAAAACTACATTAATACAGTGATTTCTATatcttttgttgtttttctgttattattcataaaaaaactgTACAGGGAGCTTCTAAAATTAGTTCCTTTTTGAGAAATTCGAATGAATATTTGCTGGTTTTCAGGCCCAATTGTCAATATTGTCAGAAACAAATGCAAATGACAACATTGGTGGAGGCAGAGAAGAGGGGGGCAGTGCTCTTGTAGATTTGTGCCAGGCGTTTATATCTGCTTTTGATAGTTTGAAAAGCACAGATAGGTAAGAAAAACCACTTCTCAGGATTTCAATTTTTGCATTACTTGCTTGATTTTGCCTCTATCTTTGCGTTGGATATTATGGCTACTGATCATATTTATTTACATGCAAAAATGATTAAAAGTTCTACTTAAACAATGTTAATTTTTGAGTGTCCTTCcatatttatattatgtatATCAAGACTTTGAAGTTTGAACAGATCAcgaaaatatgtaatttttcaCATATAACCTCTAGAATAATTTTGTTTAGTTTATCtacaattttcaaatttgttCTCTCTCATGCAGGGATATGGAGATACTGTCAATTGGAAAAGAGGCATTGTTTACTGCAGCAACTGCTATCTCCATGAAGTCATAGGAGTGTAAATAATAGCATTGACTTAACCTTTTTATTGAAGTTATATTTTCTTAACTTTTCTATTCATTCTTCTTTATGATAAATGAGTTGAATTTGATCAACTCATTCTTTATTGAGTCTGAGGCTTTGTAGCTTTGATTAAATGCATCAAATACTTTTCCATAGGTAAATTTTGTATCTTGTTTTACTGAAATGATTTTGAATAGCAATATCCCAAACCATTGTAAGAGTAAGTTGCATGGTGGAGATATTtccattgaaattgaaaatgattTAAGATCTTATCATTCCCACATGATGTATGATAtatgttatttatcaaattatcaaaGTGTACTATTTTTAATGTGTGTGAATAACATGGCTATTTCATGAAAAGCCACTGAGGACCATTTTAAAAGAAATGGTTATACTATCACTAGTGAAGACAAAATTATGCGAAAAAAGaaggataaataaataaaagataaaccTTGGCAAAAAATATGCTGCATTTATAACTGTACTAAACAAATGAACTCCATAAAAGAAAACTTGAAGTCAATGAATCCAGTTATAAATGCAAGAATTGTGTAAACTATATCTATCTCAGTTCTCACATATGCATGCTACAATCTCTTCTTTTCTCCCCATGCTTTTTCCCTCTCACAACTTTCAGTAAACTCATTTTATCTATAGCAGCTGCGAATGCTTGAAAAAACTTCTGCTTGTCCTTTGAAAAATCTTGAACCAGTGACATGGTTCGTGGGTCCAAAGCCAAAGCCTGATCAGATGCAAGCAAACCCATCTTGTTCTGCAAGTTACCATAATATGCATGGTCAAATATGAAAGGGGTAGTAGCATCAAATGGGGCAACAATATCTGAGTTTCCACCAAAGTTTGGACAGTACATTCTAAGAGCATTCAACAGTTTAGGGTTCATATTCGGATCAGGTTGACCCTTGCCTCGATAATTGTAGAGACGGGTCACAAAATTCTTGCAATGAGCGAACCCGATTGTATGAGCACCCGAAAGAGCAACCATATCCTGTATGGTTAAGCCTTTTGAGTTGAAGAGTTTGATGAGCTCATCAATGGTTGAGTTTGCACGAGGGATGTTGGACCCTACCCTTGATGCCATTGATATCTTTCCATCCCATCTTCCCTTCTTCACTTGGTAATATGGCCCTCCTGCCTGTGTCACATGACACACTAAAATTAAACTCAGCATAATATTAATGAGCCATTCTTAGCAGAACAAATATAAACTCAGCATAATTAGCCATTTCTTAAACAGaaaattattatgttttattttagtttttatttggTTTCTTTAACAGAGATTAGATTGGATTGACTTTATTATGAACACCAATGTAATTAAGTTGTATTCTTTCATAGTGCTAGGCTGCTACATGTATCAGTCTGATATGATGTGGCATAGAAAAAGACAATACTGAAAATTGGACCTATAAGATTAAGAAGCTGTTCCCAAATACAATCCACACATAAAAGTACAAAAATCAGCTGTTTTAGAGTCTAACATATCAAACATGCCAAAATGAAAACAAATTCAATTTGACTTTGTGGGGAACCCTTGTAAGAAACAGCCACTCTaccaaaactataattaatattatagggtggcatttttgtatttttaatgtaGGAAAATATAATACTCTCAACCCAAGATCAACTTGTCTATTTCTTCTCTCTAGAGCTAACTTCAAGTGATTTTGGTTAATATAGAATCAATACTAGCCTGTAACAATGTTTTGTGTGTTATTTTAGCTATGGAAAGATGAATTTATTCTACAATATAATTGTTAACTATTTTGTCACGGTGTTGGAAAAAATATAGTTGGCTAAATTTGTCTTTTtacattatataaattaatctatttcaaataaaattatatctaGTTTCTTTacgtaaaaataaataaatctaaaacaCCTTTTCTCATAGAACCAAAAGACCATGCACCAAAATCTTTTATaaccatttatctttatttaattgGTAATTTCACAAAAACTTCTCTGTTATTCTGTAAAGGCAGAAAAcacttattttttcttctagaaGGATTTTTCTTCCGTATAAGGcataataagaagaaaattgaACTTGGACTCAACATATATAAAGAAAAGCATATTATTGATTTGTGCTCTTTTCTGTTGTCCATTTAAGTGGACCAATTGTGGTTACATCAAAGACAAAGAGTACAGTAATAACTAGGAATATTTTGTACTTGTATTCCATCATGCGAAGGAGGGCATTACCAATGTACCCACATTTTAAAATGTCAGGACTCAGGAAGAGGAAACCAAAGTTGGTTAGGAATAAAGGAAACAAATCAagatattaaatcaaattttgtgGTAATTATTACAATAATTGAAACAAATACTCTCTCTGTCTTATATTAATCGCCACGTTCGAATATTTATCtgtctaatatttttttcactttaaatatatattttttttaataatatacttttatttattgtatatcCATCCCTAATGAAAATATTCAATGTGATGAAAACAATTTGTAAGAAAGTTACAAAGTGAACTACTATGAATCTGTTATTACCTTTCTGTCCCTCATTCGTTTTGTATTTTACCCATCTACCCATGTACGGTTAAATGTTCTACTGTTGACTGTCCTCAAATTTGATGAATGGTGAAAAATAGTTTTGTACTATTTAGCACAACTTAATCAGTAACTATTCCATTAACTACTATATTAATAATGAACacagtaaataaaatatattgcatCACAAGAGATTAGTATCCAGTAACTTACAAGGTGAACAAAATCTCTGGCTGCAATTGCTAGAATATCTGCACATGAAACTACATTGGGACACTTTTTCTCCACAACTTCCTTAGCCTTTTTTATGGTCTCAAAACCTTCCACTCTCAA
It includes:
- the LOC101500560 gene encoding peroxidase 19, with the protein product MSLTSLFLFFIFLTITSSSLGLLISSNSNTTHTPRQLRVDYYAKSCPQIEQLVGSVTSQQFKESPVSGPATIRLLFHDCFVEGCDASILIASKPGSKELAEKDAEDNRDLRVEGFETIKKAKEVVEKKCPNVVSCADILAIAARDFVHLAGGPYYQVKKGRWDGKISMASRVGSNIPRANSTIDELIKLFNSKGLTIQDMVALSGAHTIGFAHCKNFVTRLYNYRGKGQPDPNMNPKLLNALRMYCPNFGGNSDIVAPFDATTPFIFDHAYYGNLQNKMGLLASDQALALDPRTMSLVQDFSKDKQKFFQAFAAAIDKMSLLKVVRGKKHGEKRRDCSMHM